The sequence CTGCAGCCAGTGAGAAAGAAACGACTTCGCCGCCAGATAGTCGACGAGCGTTACGATCGCCGACAGGGCACCGACAACCGTAGCCAATTTCGACACACACGCCCTCCCGCCGACTTTGTAAGGCGGCCTTTCCGCCAACTGCAGCAATTCTTCACCCAAGACGGGCGAAGTCAACCGCCAGCGCCGCTCAACGGTCAAATCTTGCGTTATCGCGCGCCGGCGGATCGGCCGGCGCAAAGACGACCGCCTGGCAAAGATGTTGCGCGCACGTCAGCGCAGACGCTGCTGGACCTTTTGGAGCGACTTCTCGGCTTCGATCCGTACAAAAAATCGCTGCCGGCCGACAGCCTACGCAGCGTCGGCAGATTCTTTCCTGTACCGATTTCACCCAATGCCTTTAAGACGATTTTTTGCGGCTCCTCGAGGGTGATTGTGGGGACATTTCCACCCGCGCCTTAAGGGGACATTTCTATCCGCGCATTACACCCTGGCGGCAACCGCCGGTGCTTGCTCGCGGTCCCCGCGGCTGCTAAGCTGATTGGCCGTGCTTGGTAAATCGTGGATGCAGCAGCATTGTTCGCTCTTAGGTGCCACATGAACCCGCAAGTCGTTTGCCCAGGGTGTGGCCAGCGGGTCGCGATCCGCGCATCGCTGTCCAATCAGGAAGTCCGGTGTCCGCACTGCCGGCACATTTTTGCTCCGGCCATCGGTTCGTCGCCGGAGGTTGCCGGTCCCGCCGCCTCCAATCCCTTCTTGCGGCCCCGCCCGCGACCGGAGACAAAGCCGGAGCCGAAAGTCGATAGCAAGCTGCTCCTGGCGGGCGCGTTGTTGATCGCCACGATTTTCCTGCCGTTGTCGCTGTACCTCGCGGTCCGCCTTTCTCGCGCGCCCGCGGCGCCGGTCGCCGCTCGTCCGGCGGAAACGGCGGCCGATTCGCCGGCCCACGCCGCAGTGCTTTCGGGCACGTACACCGCCAACGCTCAGGCCACGCCTGGGCCCAACGGCCCGAGCGCGGCCGCATCGTTGCCAGCCACTGTGGCTCCACCACCCATGCCGCAACCGCCGGCCAACATCGTGGCAGGCCCAACCATGCCGCCGACTTCCCCGCCGCTGCCGCCGGCGGGCGCGCCGGGCACCGGCGACGTTGCCGCGAATGTCGCCGCGTCGCCACCGCAACCGCCGGCCCCGACCGTTGCGCCTGCTCCTCTGCTGCCCATGCAAGGCTCCGCCACGGAACTGGTGACGGTCGTCGAACCATCGGTCGTGGTGGTCGATGTCGGCCGGGGACTCGGCAGCGGGTTCGTTTACGACGAACTGGGAACGATCGTCACCAACTATCACGTCATCGAGGGGGCGAAGAAGGCCGTGGTCCGCTTCGCCGACCAATCGACGGCCGACGTCACCGGCTACCTGGTGATCGCCCCCGGCAAAGACCTGGCGATTTTGCGAATCAACACTCAAGGCCGGCGCATCAAGCCGCTGCGCGTGGCTGCGGAGCATCCGAAAAAGGCCGAAGAAGTGTTTGCGTTCGGCGCCCCGCGGGGCCTGGGAAGCACGGTGACCAACGGCATCGTCAGCGCCGTCCGGCTAGGCACGGAGCTGCGCGACAATTTCAAAACCATGACCGGCGTCGACGTTTATAGCGACCATCAGCACTACGACTTGGACGCCTTCTGGATTCAGACCACGGCGCCGATCAGCGGCGGCAACAGCGGCGGGCCGCTGGTCAACCGCCAGGGCGAAGTCGTCGGCCTGAATACCTGGAGCCGCACCGACGGGCAGAACCTGAACTTCGCCATCTCGATCGAGCACGTGAAGAAAATGATGGAATCGACGCAAAGCGGCGTGCAGCCGTTGGCGTCGC comes from Pirellulales bacterium and encodes:
- a CDS encoding trypsin-like peptidase domain-containing protein, translated to MNPQVVCPGCGQRVAIRASLSNQEVRCPHCRHIFAPAIGSSPEVAGPAASNPFLRPRPRPETKPEPKVDSKLLLAGALLIATIFLPLSLYLAVRLSRAPAAPVAARPAETAADSPAHAAVLSGTYTANAQATPGPNGPSAAASLPATVAPPPMPQPPANIVAGPTMPPTSPPLPPAGAPGTGDVAANVAASPPQPPAPTVAPAPLLPMQGSATELVTVVEPSVVVVDVGRGLGSGFVYDELGTIVTNYHVIEGAKKAVVRFADQSTADVTGYLVIAPGKDLAILRINTQGRRIKPLRVAAEHPKKAEEVFAFGAPRGLGSTVTNGIVSAVRLGTELRDNFKTMTGVDVYSDHQHYDLDAFWIQTTAPISGGNSGGPLVNRQGEVVGLNTWSRTDGQNLNFAISIEHVKKMMESTQSGVQPLASLPKPRHESHGPAGASEKTLAYWNEIGKINRSLFDRLKHTPRPHVPSPKKRSPGFFVKLSVYYKKVADFLPETVHKLRNLDLVGVDADLVLLATADALQLEQTANDLRKLSIEAEIGRLVHIVDMDQIYKKSYGRFDFVNIGAAYEKTRLILSARYQVQFPNIAADAAAPKKAKTADDDADADGDANREKQAAGKLKLARQ